In the Phaseolus vulgaris cultivar G19833 chromosome 7, P. vulgaris v2.0, whole genome shotgun sequence genome, one interval contains:
- the LOC137828982 gene encoding GDSL esterase/lipase At4g28780-like, with product MMSSSRIIFITLFLLVLTTTKRAEAARTFLVFGDSLVDSGNNNYLPTTARADSPPYGIDYPTHTPTGRFSNGFNLPDLISKHIGSEPTLPYLSPQLTGQKLLIGANFASAGIGILNDTGFQFVGILRMFQQFALFEQYQSRLSAEVGAAQAKSVVNGALMLMTLGGNDFVNNYFLTPVSARSRQFTVPQYCRYLISEYRKILLRLYELGGRRVLVTGTGPLGCVPAQLATRSRNGECVAELQEAAQIFNPLLVEMTRDINSQVGSEVFVAVNAFQMNMNFITDPQRFGFVTSKIACCGQGRFNGIGLCTAASNLCPNRDTYAFWDPYHPSQRALGFIVQDIFSGTSDIMTPMNLSTIMAIDSNIPY from the exons ATGATGTCAAGTTCCAGAATCATCTTCATCACCCTATTCCTCCTGGTGCTCACGACCACAAAGAGAGCAGAAGCTGCTCGCACTTTCTTGGTGTTCGGAGATTCACTAGTTGACAGTGGCAACAACAATTACCTCCCAACCACCGCACGCGCCGACTCTCCTCCCTACGGCATCGACTACCCCACCCACACTCCCACCGGTCGCTTCTCCAACGGCTTCAACCTCCCTGACCTAATCA GCAAGCATATAGGATCTGAACCCACGTTACCATACTTGAGCCCTCAATTAACCGGACAAAAGCTCCTCATTGGGGCAAATTTCGCTTCAGCAGGGATAGGAATCCTTAACGACACCGGCTTTCAATTC GTGGGGATATTGAGAATGTTTCAACAGTTTGCGCTGTTCGAGCAGTACCAGAGTCGGTTGAGTGCGGAGGTGGGTGCGGCGCAGGCGAAGAGCGTGGTGAATGGGGCACTGATGCTGATGACGCTTGGTGGCAACGACTTCGTTAACAACTATTTTCTGACTCCTGTGTCTGCCAGGTCTCGCCAATTCACTGTCCCTCAGTACTGCCGATACCTAATCTCTGAGTATcgaaaaattcttttg AGGTTGTATGAGTTGGGAGGTAGAAGGGTGCTTGTGACTGGAACTGGTCCATTGGGTTGTGTTCCTGCCCAGCTTGCTACGAGGAGTAGGAATGGAGAGTGTGTAGCTGAGTTACAAGAAGCTGCACAAATATTCAACCCACTTTTGGTTGAAATGACCAGAGACATCAACTCTCAAGTGGGCTCTGAAGTTTTTGTTGCTGTCAATGCCTTCCAAATGAACATGAACTTCATCACCGACCCTCAAAGATTTG GTTTTGTTACATCGAAGATAGCATGTTGTGGTCAAGGTCGTTTCAATGGGATAGGACTGTGCACTGCAGCGTCAAACTTGTGTCCAAATCGTGATACATATGCATTTTGGGACCCTTATCACCCATCTCAACGTGCTCTAGGCTTTATTGTCCAAGACATCTTCAGCGGAACTTCTGACATTATGACCCCAATGAACCTTAGCACCATCATGGCCATCGACTCCAACATCCcttattaa
- the LOC137828984 gene encoding CLIP-associated protein-like isoform X2, whose amino-acid sequence MYAQAGSQFRDELQRHNLPSSLVKAINARLEGIQPKVQSSDGISSGYTAGEIKPVGVNPKKSSPKAKSSSRESSLFGGEGDVTEKVIDPIKVYSEKELLREIDKIAATLVPEKDWSIRIAAMQRIEGLVLGGATDYPCFFGLLKQLVGPLSTQLSDRRSSIVKQVCHLLCFLSKDLLGDFEACAELFIPVLLKLVVITVLVIAESADNCIKTMLRNCKVARVLPRIADCAKNDRNAVLRARCCDYALLILEHWPDAAEIQRSADLYEDMIRCCVSDAMSEVRSTARMCYRMFAKTWPERSRRLFSSFDPAIQRLINEEDGGMHRRHASPSVRDRGALVSMASQASAPSSLTGYGTSAIVAMDRSSSLSSGTSIASGVLSQAKSLGKGTERSLESVLHASKQKVTAIESMLRGLDLSDKHGSSVLRSSSLDLGVDPPSSRDPPFPAAVSASNHLTNSLMTESTASGANKGSNRNGGLGLSDIITQIQASKDSGRLSYSTNVGIEPLSAYSSYSSKRASDKLQERSSVDENSDIRDTRRYMNPNVDRQYMDTHYRDANFRDSQNSYVPNFQRPLLRKNVAGRVSAGSRRSLDDSQLSLGEMSIYADGPASLHEALSEGLSSGSDWSARVAAFNYLHSLLQQGQKGIQEVVQNFEKVMKLFFQHLDDPHHKVAQAALSTLADIILACRKPFEGYMERMLPHVFSRLIDPKELVRQACSMNLEVVSKTYSIDSLLPALLRALDEQRSPKAKLAVIEFAVSSFNKHSMNPEGAANTGILKLWLSKLVPLVHDKNTKLKEAAITCIISVYSHFDSSAVLNFILSLSVDEQNSLRRALKQRTPRIEVDLMNYLQNKKERRSKSSYDSSDVVGASSEEGYTGLSRKAHYIGRYSAGSLDSDGGRKWSSQDSSLIKANLGHAASDESEEHTDSNSGIIGLKTKDLAYTVNSMSQNFGFQTSQVGHVDSSMNFEGLSSDLDINGLMSSEYLNIAEDFGLDKEYPSELNHNHQSVEGVKVNYMTDTGPSIPQILHMICSEGDGSPILSKQTALQQLVEVSIANDHSVWTLYFNQILTVVLEVLDDSDSSIREIALSLIVEMLKNQKDAMETSVELVVEKLLNVAKDIVPKVSNKAEQCLTSVLSQNDPFRCLSVIVPLLVTEDEKTLVTSINCLTKLVGRLSQEELMAQLPSFLPALFEAFGNQSADVRKTVVFCLVDIYIMLGKAFLPYLEGLNSTQLKLVTIYANRISQARTGKTIDTTQV is encoded by the exons ATGTATGCACAAGCTGGGTCCCAATTTCGTGATGAACTTCAGCGTCACAATCTTCCTTCATCTCTG GTGAAAGCTATTAATGCTAGACTAGAGGGAATTCAACCAAAAGTTCAATCTTCAGATGGTATTTCTAGTGGTTATACTGCTGGGGAAATTAAGCCGGTGGGTGTTAATCCCAAAAAAAGTAGTCCAAAGGCTAAAAGTTCATCAAGGGAGAGCTCTCTTTTTGGAG GAGAAGGTGATGTTACAGAGAAAGTCATAGACCCGATCAAGGTGTATTCAGAGAAGGAGTTACTAAGAGAAATTGATAAGATTGCAGCTACCCTTGTACCAGAAAAGGACTGGTCAATTCGTATTGCTGCCATGCAAAGAATTGAAGGTCTTGTTTTGGGAG GTGCTACTGATTATCCATGTTTCTTTGGACTCCTGAAGCAGCTTGTTGGGCCTTTAAGCACACAATTGTCAGATCGAAGGTCTAGCATTGTGAAGCAG GTTTGCCATCTATTATGCTTTTTGTCAAAGGACCTCTTGGGTGATTTTGAAGCATGTGCTGAACTATTCATACCA GTCCTTTTGAAGCTAGTTGTGATTACTGTGCTTGTAATTGCAGAATCTGCAGATAACTGCATAAAAACG ATGTTGCGCAACTGCAAAGTTGCTCGTGTGCTTCCTCGGATAGCTGATTGTGCAAAAAATGATCGCAATGCTGTACTTCGTGCAAG GTGTTGTGATTATGCTCTTTTGATTCTAGAACATTGGCCTGATGCAGCAGAAATACAACGATCGGCTGATTTATATGAGGATATGATAAGGTGTTGTGTTTCAGATGCAATGAGTGAG GTGCGGTCAACTGCAAGGATGTGTTACAGAATGTTTGCAAAGACTTGGCCAGAACGTTCCCGCCGCCTGTTTTCATCCTTTGACCCTGCTATTCAAAGG TTAATAAATgaagaagatggaggaatgcATAGGAGACATGCATCACCTTCTGTTCGTGATAGAGGTGCATTGGTATCAATGGCTAGTCAAGCTTCAGCTCCCTCTAGTCTAACTGGTTATGGAACTTCTGCTATTGTTGCAATGGATAGAAGTTCAAGTTTATCATCAGGGACTTCTATTGCCTCTGGCGTTCTTTCACAAGCCAAGTCACTTGGTAAAGGTACTGAACGCAGTTTGGAAAGTGTGCTGCATGCAAGCAAACAGAAGGTCACTGCTATTGAAAGCATGCTTAGGGGTTTGGATTTGTCTGATAAGCATGGTTCATCTGTTCTCCGGTCTTCGAGTTTGGATCTAG GAGTTGACCCTCCCTCATCTCGTGATCCACCATTCCCCGCTGCTGTCTCGGCATCTAATCATCTGACTAACTCTTTAATGACGGAGTCAACTGCTTCTGGTGCCAATAAAGGTAGCAACCGCAATGGTGGTTTGGGTTTGTCTGACATAATTACCCAAATTCAAGCTTCCAAAGACTCTGGCAGGTTATCATATAGTACTAATGTTGGTATTGAGCCTTTATCAGCATATTCATCATACTCAAGTAAAAGAGCTTCTGATAAATTACAAGAAAGAAGTTCTGTTGATGAAAATAGTGACATCAGGGACACTAGACGATATATGAACCCCAACGTAGATAGGCAGTATATGGATACCCATTACAGGGATGCCAACTTTAGGGACTCACAGAATAGTTATGTGCCTAATTTCCAGAGGCCACTATTGAGAAAGAATGTAGCTGGACGTGTCTCTGCTGGCAGCAGGAGGAGTTTGGATGATAGCCAATTATCTCTTGGAGAGATGTCAATTTATGCAGATggaccagcatctcttcatgAAGCTCTGAGTGAAGGGCTTAGTTCAGGTTCTGACTGGTCTGCTAGGGTTGCTGCCTTTAATTATCTTCACTCCTTGTTGCAGCAAGGTCAAAAGGGAATTCAAGAGGTAGTCCAGAATTTTGAGAAGGTAATGAAGTTGTTTTTTCAGCACTTGGATGATCCCCATCATAAAGTTGCACAGGCTGCTCTCTCCACACTTGCAGATATTATTCTGGCATGTCGAAAGCCCTTCGAGGGCTACATGGAACGGATGTTACCCCATGTGTTTTCTCGGTTAATTGACCCCAAAGAGCTAGTTAGGCAAGCCTGCTCAATGAATTTGGAAGTTGTTAGCAAAACATACAGCATAGACTCTCTCTTGCCTGCATTGCTACGTGCACTAGATGAGCAAAGGTCTCCAAAGGCAAAATTGGCTGTTATTGAGTTTGCAGTAAGTTCCTTTAACAAGCATTCAATGAATCCAGAAGGTGCTGCAAATACTGGCATTCTAAAATTATGGCTTTCCAAGTTAGTTCCGTTGGTTCACGATAAAAATACAAAACTTAAAGAAGCAGCTATTACATGCATTATATCGGTGTACTCTCACTTTGATTCATCCGCagttttgaattttattctTAGTTTGTCAGTTGACGAACAAAATTCTTTGAGACGAGCCCTTAAACAGCGCACCCCTCGGATTGAAGTAGACTTAATGAATTATCTGCAGAACAAGAAAGAGCGACGTTCCAAGTCTTCCTATGATTCATCTGATGTAGTGGGAGCATCCTCTGAAGAGGGATATACTGGTTTGTCTAGGAAAGCTCATTACATTGGAAGGTATTCAGCTGGTTCACTGGATAGTGATGGTGGCAGGAAGTGGAGTTCCCAAGATTCCTCTCTGATTAAAGCCAATCTTGGCCATGCAGCTTCTGATGAATCTGAGGAACATACTGATTCTAATAGTGGTATTATTGGTTTAAAAACTAAAGATCTTGCTTATACAGTCAATTCAATGAGTCAAAACTTTGGCTTTCAAACTAGCCAAGTTGGACATGTAGACAGTAGCATGAATTTTGAAGGTCTATCATCTGATCTGGATATTAATGGTCTGATGTCATcagaatatttaaatattgcTGAAGACTTTGGACTTGACAAAGAATATCCCTCTGAATTGAACCATAATCATCAGTCAGTTGAAGGTGTGAAAGTAAACTACATGACTGACACTGGACCCAGTATTCCTCAGATTCTTCATATG ATATGCAGTGAGGGTGATGGAAGCCCTATTTTGAGCAAGCAGACTGCACTTCAACAGCTAGTTGAAGTGTCTATAGCTAATGATCATTCCGTTTGGACTCTG TACTTCAATCAGATTTTGACAGTTGTGCTTGAAGTGCTGGATGATTCAGATTCCTCAATCAGAGAGATTGCTCTGTCTCTGATAGTTGAAATGCTTAAAAACCAG AAAGATGCCATGGAGACTTCTGTTGAGCTGGTTGTTGAAAAACTGCTTAATGTTGCAAAGGATATTGTTCCCAAG GTCTCAAACAAAGCAGAGCAATGCCTCACCAGTGTTTTATCTCAGAATGATCCGTTTAGATGTTTAAGT GTTATTGTTCCTCTACTGGTTACTGAGGATGAGAAAACTCTTGTCACTAGCATAAATTGCTTAACGAAG CTTGTGGGGCGTCTTTCTCAAGAGGAACTGATGGCCCAGTTACCCTCTTTTCTGCCTGCTTTGTTTGAAGCTTTTGGAAACCAGAGTGCTGATGTTCGCAAG ACCGTTGTTTTCTGTCTAGTGGATATTTATATCATGCTTGGGAAAGCATTTTTGCCATATTTGGAAGGGCTTAATAGCACACAGTTGAAGTTGGTCACCATTTATGCAAATCGAATCTCACAGGCAAGGACAGGAAAAACAATTGATACAACTCAAGTCTAG
- the LOC137828984 gene encoding CLIP-associated protein-like isoform X1: protein MEEALELARAKDAKERMAGVERLHEVLEASRRSLSSAEVASLVECCLDLLKDSSFKVSQGALQALDSAAVRAGDHFKLHFNALVPAVVERLGDAKQPVRDAARRLLLTLMEVSSPTIIVERAGSFAWTCKSWRIREEFARTVTSAIGLFSATELPLQRAILPPILQLLNDLNAAVREAAILCIEEMYAQAGSQFRDELQRHNLPSSLVKAINARLEGIQPKVQSSDGISSGYTAGEIKPVGVNPKKSSPKAKSSSRESSLFGGEGDVTEKVIDPIKVYSEKELLREIDKIAATLVPEKDWSIRIAAMQRIEGLVLGGATDYPCFFGLLKQLVGPLSTQLSDRRSSIVKQVCHLLCFLSKDLLGDFEACAELFIPVLLKLVVITVLVIAESADNCIKTMLRNCKVARVLPRIADCAKNDRNAVLRARCCDYALLILEHWPDAAEIQRSADLYEDMIRCCVSDAMSEVRSTARMCYRMFAKTWPERSRRLFSSFDPAIQRLINEEDGGMHRRHASPSVRDRGALVSMASQASAPSSLTGYGTSAIVAMDRSSSLSSGTSIASGVLSQAKSLGKGTERSLESVLHASKQKVTAIESMLRGLDLSDKHGSSVLRSSSLDLGVDPPSSRDPPFPAAVSASNHLTNSLMTESTASGANKGSNRNGGLGLSDIITQIQASKDSGRLSYSTNVGIEPLSAYSSYSSKRASDKLQERSSVDENSDIRDTRRYMNPNVDRQYMDTHYRDANFRDSQNSYVPNFQRPLLRKNVAGRVSAGSRRSLDDSQLSLGEMSIYADGPASLHEALSEGLSSGSDWSARVAAFNYLHSLLQQGQKGIQEVVQNFEKVMKLFFQHLDDPHHKVAQAALSTLADIILACRKPFEGYMERMLPHVFSRLIDPKELVRQACSMNLEVVSKTYSIDSLLPALLRALDEQRSPKAKLAVIEFAVSSFNKHSMNPEGAANTGILKLWLSKLVPLVHDKNTKLKEAAITCIISVYSHFDSSAVLNFILSLSVDEQNSLRRALKQRTPRIEVDLMNYLQNKKERRSKSSYDSSDVVGASSEEGYTGLSRKAHYIGRYSAGSLDSDGGRKWSSQDSSLIKANLGHAASDESEEHTDSNSGIIGLKTKDLAYTVNSMSQNFGFQTSQVGHVDSSMNFEGLSSDLDINGLMSSEYLNIAEDFGLDKEYPSELNHNHQSVEGVKVNYMTDTGPSIPQILHMICSEGDGSPILSKQTALQQLVEVSIANDHSVWTLYFNQILTVVLEVLDDSDSSIREIALSLIVEMLKNQKDAMETSVELVVEKLLNVAKDIVPKVSNKAEQCLTSVLSQNDPFRCLSVIVPLLVTEDEKTLVTSINCLTKLVGRLSQEELMAQLPSFLPALFEAFGNQSADVRKTVVFCLVDIYIMLGKAFLPYLEGLNSTQLKLVTIYANRISQARTGKTIDTTQV, encoded by the exons ATGGAGGAAGCGCTTGAGCTCGCACGCGCCAAGGACGCCAAGGAGAGGATGGCCGGCGTGGAGCGCCTCCACGAGGTTCTCGAAGCTTCTAGGAGGAGCCTCAGTTCCGCCGAAGTCGCCTCGCTCGTCGAATGCTGCCTGGATCTCTTGAAGGACAGCAGCTTCAAGGTGTCGCAGGGCGCGCTTCAGGCGCTCGACTCCGCTGCCGTTCGCGCTGGCGACCACTTCAAGCTCCACTTCAATGCGCTCGTTCCCGCCGTCGTCGAACGGTTAGGCGACGCCAAACAGCCTGTCCGCGACGCCGCCAGACGCCTATTGCTCACTCTCATGGAG gTTTCATCTCCCACAATAATTGTTGAAAGAGCAGGGTCCTTTGCTTGGACGTGCAAAAGCTGGAGAATCCGAGAGGAATTTGCGCGAACTGTCACTTCTGCTATTGGTCTATTTTCAGCGACTGAGCTTCCTCTTCAACGTGCTATTCTTCCTCCT ATTCTTCAGTTGCTTAATGATCTGAATGCTGCTGTCAGGGAAGCTGCTATTTTGTGCATTGAG GAGATGTATGCACAAGCTGGGTCCCAATTTCGTGATGAACTTCAGCGTCACAATCTTCCTTCATCTCTG GTGAAAGCTATTAATGCTAGACTAGAGGGAATTCAACCAAAAGTTCAATCTTCAGATGGTATTTCTAGTGGTTATACTGCTGGGGAAATTAAGCCGGTGGGTGTTAATCCCAAAAAAAGTAGTCCAAAGGCTAAAAGTTCATCAAGGGAGAGCTCTCTTTTTGGAG GAGAAGGTGATGTTACAGAGAAAGTCATAGACCCGATCAAGGTGTATTCAGAGAAGGAGTTACTAAGAGAAATTGATAAGATTGCAGCTACCCTTGTACCAGAAAAGGACTGGTCAATTCGTATTGCTGCCATGCAAAGAATTGAAGGTCTTGTTTTGGGAG GTGCTACTGATTATCCATGTTTCTTTGGACTCCTGAAGCAGCTTGTTGGGCCTTTAAGCACACAATTGTCAGATCGAAGGTCTAGCATTGTGAAGCAG GTTTGCCATCTATTATGCTTTTTGTCAAAGGACCTCTTGGGTGATTTTGAAGCATGTGCTGAACTATTCATACCA GTCCTTTTGAAGCTAGTTGTGATTACTGTGCTTGTAATTGCAGAATCTGCAGATAACTGCATAAAAACG ATGTTGCGCAACTGCAAAGTTGCTCGTGTGCTTCCTCGGATAGCTGATTGTGCAAAAAATGATCGCAATGCTGTACTTCGTGCAAG GTGTTGTGATTATGCTCTTTTGATTCTAGAACATTGGCCTGATGCAGCAGAAATACAACGATCGGCTGATTTATATGAGGATATGATAAGGTGTTGTGTTTCAGATGCAATGAGTGAG GTGCGGTCAACTGCAAGGATGTGTTACAGAATGTTTGCAAAGACTTGGCCAGAACGTTCCCGCCGCCTGTTTTCATCCTTTGACCCTGCTATTCAAAGG TTAATAAATgaagaagatggaggaatgcATAGGAGACATGCATCACCTTCTGTTCGTGATAGAGGTGCATTGGTATCAATGGCTAGTCAAGCTTCAGCTCCCTCTAGTCTAACTGGTTATGGAACTTCTGCTATTGTTGCAATGGATAGAAGTTCAAGTTTATCATCAGGGACTTCTATTGCCTCTGGCGTTCTTTCACAAGCCAAGTCACTTGGTAAAGGTACTGAACGCAGTTTGGAAAGTGTGCTGCATGCAAGCAAACAGAAGGTCACTGCTATTGAAAGCATGCTTAGGGGTTTGGATTTGTCTGATAAGCATGGTTCATCTGTTCTCCGGTCTTCGAGTTTGGATCTAG GAGTTGACCCTCCCTCATCTCGTGATCCACCATTCCCCGCTGCTGTCTCGGCATCTAATCATCTGACTAACTCTTTAATGACGGAGTCAACTGCTTCTGGTGCCAATAAAGGTAGCAACCGCAATGGTGGTTTGGGTTTGTCTGACATAATTACCCAAATTCAAGCTTCCAAAGACTCTGGCAGGTTATCATATAGTACTAATGTTGGTATTGAGCCTTTATCAGCATATTCATCATACTCAAGTAAAAGAGCTTCTGATAAATTACAAGAAAGAAGTTCTGTTGATGAAAATAGTGACATCAGGGACACTAGACGATATATGAACCCCAACGTAGATAGGCAGTATATGGATACCCATTACAGGGATGCCAACTTTAGGGACTCACAGAATAGTTATGTGCCTAATTTCCAGAGGCCACTATTGAGAAAGAATGTAGCTGGACGTGTCTCTGCTGGCAGCAGGAGGAGTTTGGATGATAGCCAATTATCTCTTGGAGAGATGTCAATTTATGCAGATggaccagcatctcttcatgAAGCTCTGAGTGAAGGGCTTAGTTCAGGTTCTGACTGGTCTGCTAGGGTTGCTGCCTTTAATTATCTTCACTCCTTGTTGCAGCAAGGTCAAAAGGGAATTCAAGAGGTAGTCCAGAATTTTGAGAAGGTAATGAAGTTGTTTTTTCAGCACTTGGATGATCCCCATCATAAAGTTGCACAGGCTGCTCTCTCCACACTTGCAGATATTATTCTGGCATGTCGAAAGCCCTTCGAGGGCTACATGGAACGGATGTTACCCCATGTGTTTTCTCGGTTAATTGACCCCAAAGAGCTAGTTAGGCAAGCCTGCTCAATGAATTTGGAAGTTGTTAGCAAAACATACAGCATAGACTCTCTCTTGCCTGCATTGCTACGTGCACTAGATGAGCAAAGGTCTCCAAAGGCAAAATTGGCTGTTATTGAGTTTGCAGTAAGTTCCTTTAACAAGCATTCAATGAATCCAGAAGGTGCTGCAAATACTGGCATTCTAAAATTATGGCTTTCCAAGTTAGTTCCGTTGGTTCACGATAAAAATACAAAACTTAAAGAAGCAGCTATTACATGCATTATATCGGTGTACTCTCACTTTGATTCATCCGCagttttgaattttattctTAGTTTGTCAGTTGACGAACAAAATTCTTTGAGACGAGCCCTTAAACAGCGCACCCCTCGGATTGAAGTAGACTTAATGAATTATCTGCAGAACAAGAAAGAGCGACGTTCCAAGTCTTCCTATGATTCATCTGATGTAGTGGGAGCATCCTCTGAAGAGGGATATACTGGTTTGTCTAGGAAAGCTCATTACATTGGAAGGTATTCAGCTGGTTCACTGGATAGTGATGGTGGCAGGAAGTGGAGTTCCCAAGATTCCTCTCTGATTAAAGCCAATCTTGGCCATGCAGCTTCTGATGAATCTGAGGAACATACTGATTCTAATAGTGGTATTATTGGTTTAAAAACTAAAGATCTTGCTTATACAGTCAATTCAATGAGTCAAAACTTTGGCTTTCAAACTAGCCAAGTTGGACATGTAGACAGTAGCATGAATTTTGAAGGTCTATCATCTGATCTGGATATTAATGGTCTGATGTCATcagaatatttaaatattgcTGAAGACTTTGGACTTGACAAAGAATATCCCTCTGAATTGAACCATAATCATCAGTCAGTTGAAGGTGTGAAAGTAAACTACATGACTGACACTGGACCCAGTATTCCTCAGATTCTTCATATG ATATGCAGTGAGGGTGATGGAAGCCCTATTTTGAGCAAGCAGACTGCACTTCAACAGCTAGTTGAAGTGTCTATAGCTAATGATCATTCCGTTTGGACTCTG TACTTCAATCAGATTTTGACAGTTGTGCTTGAAGTGCTGGATGATTCAGATTCCTCAATCAGAGAGATTGCTCTGTCTCTGATAGTTGAAATGCTTAAAAACCAG AAAGATGCCATGGAGACTTCTGTTGAGCTGGTTGTTGAAAAACTGCTTAATGTTGCAAAGGATATTGTTCCCAAG GTCTCAAACAAAGCAGAGCAATGCCTCACCAGTGTTTTATCTCAGAATGATCCGTTTAGATGTTTAAGT GTTATTGTTCCTCTACTGGTTACTGAGGATGAGAAAACTCTTGTCACTAGCATAAATTGCTTAACGAAG CTTGTGGGGCGTCTTTCTCAAGAGGAACTGATGGCCCAGTTACCCTCTTTTCTGCCTGCTTTGTTTGAAGCTTTTGGAAACCAGAGTGCTGATGTTCGCAAG ACCGTTGTTTTCTGTCTAGTGGATATTTATATCATGCTTGGGAAAGCATTTTTGCCATATTTGGAAGGGCTTAATAGCACACAGTTGAAGTTGGTCACCATTTATGCAAATCGAATCTCACAGGCAAGGACAGGAAAAACAATTGATACAACTCAAGTCTAG